DNA sequence from the Phycisphaerae bacterium genome:
GTGGACCACGTAGCGCTGCGTCGTCAGTTCCTCCAGCCCCATCGGGCCGTAGGCGTGGACTTTGGAGGTGCTGATGCCGATCTCGGCGCCGAGGCCGAGTGAGAAGCCGTCGTTGAAGCGGGTGGAAGTGTTGACGAGTGTGCAAGAGGATTGGACGCGCTCGACGAAAGTCCGCTGATTGGATTCGTCGCTGGAGAGGATGGCGTCGGTGTGGTTCGAACCGTAGTGGTGGATATGTTCAACGGCGGCGTCGAGGTCGGGGACGATCTTGCACGCGACGATTAAGTCGAGGAACTCGCGGCCCCAGTCGTCGTTGGTGGCGGGGATCGCCGTGAGCGCGAGGCGGCAGACCGTCTCGTCGCCGCGAAGTTCGACGCCGTCCTTCGCCAACCTCGCTGCCAGCTTCGGCACGAACGCCGGCGCGATCTTCTCGTGGACGAGGCAGCACTCGACGGCGTTGCAGGTGGCCGGTCCACTGGTCTTGGCCGTCGCACAGATATCGACAGCCCGATCCACATCCGCGGAGGCGTCCACGAAGATGTGGCAGACACCGTGGAAGTGCTGGACCATGGGGATGCGCGATTGTTCGTGGACGAAGCGGATCAGCTCGGTACCGCCCCGCGGAATGACGAGGTCGATGTAGTGATCCAGCTTGAGCAGTGCCTTGAGTTCCTCGCGATCCGAGGTCGTCAGCAACGCAGCGGCGTCCGGCGTGACGCCTTTCGCGTCGAGCGATTGCCGCACCAGTTCCATCAAGGCCAGATTCGAATGCAGCGCCTCGCGGCCGCCCTTGAGGATGCAGGCATTGCCCGATTTGAAGCAGAGGGCGAAGGCGTCGATCGTCACGTTCGGCCGGGCCTCGTAGATCATCAGGATCACGCCGATCGGGCAGCGGACCTTGCGGACAAGGATGCCGCTGGGAGCGGTGTACTCGCGGGTGATCTTGCCGACGGGATCATCGAGGGCGGCGACTTGTCGCAGACCTGCTGCCATCTGGCGAATACCGGCGTCGGTCAGCTCCAGTCGCTGGAGTTTGGCATTCCCAAGGTCGGCAGCCTTGGAGGCGGCGAGGTCCTGCTCGTTGGCTTGCCGAATCCGGAAGGCGTCGCTTTCGATTCGGCCCGCAAGATCGAGAAGGACATCGTTCTTAACGGCCGTATTCAAGTGCGCGAGATCCGCGGCCGCGCGACGGGCGCGCTGAGCGAGCGATTCGATGGATTCTACCTTGATCATGTTCTAATACGGCAAGTCGGTTTTCGGCGCAAACTCTTGTTCTACGGCCGGCAGGGGCGCTGGACGCTACACCTGCCGACCGCTACTCCATCACCACCATGTCGTCGCGGTTGATGATCTCTTTGGTGTATTCATAGCCGAGGATTTCCTTGAATTCGCTCCGCTTTCGGCCCTGCAGGCGGCGGATTTCGGTCGCCGAGTAGGAGGCGAGGCCCACGGCGAAAGCCCGGCCGCTTTCGTCTTGAAGCTCGACGCGGGCGCCCATAGGAAATTGCCCTTGTACAGTACGAATGCCCGTCGGCAACAGACTCGCCCCCTTTTGCAGAATCGCCCGCCGCGCCCCGGCATCCACGCGGAGGACGCCGTGCGAGCGGTTGCGTAGCGCGATCCAGCGCTTGCGTGAGGTCAACTTGCTCTCGCGCGGCAGGAAGAGCGTACCAATGTCCTCGCCTTTCACGATGCGGGGCAACAGCCCGGCTTCCAGGCCGTCGGCGATGATCGTGGGAACGCCGCCCTGACCGGCGAGGCGGGCGGCGGAGACCTTCGCGATCATCCCGCCGACGCCGGATTCGCTGAGCGCTGTGGTGATATGCTCCTCGACGGACGAGCCGACTTCGACTTGCGAGATCACGCTGCCGTCTCCGTTGGCGTAGACGCCCTTGGCGCGGCTGAGCATGATGAGAAGCTGAGCGGAAACGACATTGGTCACGAGGGCGGCGAGATGGTCGTTGTCGCCGACCTTGCTCTCATCGTCGGAAAGGGCGTCGTTTTCGTTGATGATCGGCACGATCCCACGAGACAAAAGGGTCTGGAGCGTGTGCCGCGCGGAGAGGAAGCGGCGGCGGTTTTCAATGTCGTCGGCCGTCATGAGAAGCTGCGCCACATGCAAGCGATGCCGCTCGAAGGCCTTCGCAAAGAGGCCCATCAGCCGGTGCTGGCCGACGGACGCGGCGGCCTGCCGCTCGACGACAGTCGTCGGCGGCGCCTCCAGGCCCATGAGCGCGAAGCCCGCCGCCACGGCCCCAGAGGCGACCATGACGACTTCGTAGCCCTGGTGGCGCAGCACGGTCACGTCGTACGCGAGATTCTCGATGACCTTGGGGCGCGGTTTGCCCTTCCCAGCGATGACCGCGCTGCCGACCTTGACGACGACGCGCTTGATCCTCCCCAGCTTTCGTTTTCCGTTTCCGTTGGCTACCGCCTCGATCAACGTCTATTTCTCCTTATGTATCGCCGCAAGCAATTCGTCGGCGACCCGCCTTGTCTCGGCGGGCGCGGCGCTGCCGATCGTCTGATATTGGTTCACGAGTCGTGGGCCGTTGACGTCCACCGTCGCGGGATTTTCGGCGAGTTCGTTCGCGACGGCGTGGTGCGCCTCACGAAGCGGCAAGCCGTTTTTTACCTTCTGCTCCATTTGCAGCGTCGCCCCGACATGGCCGACCTTCAGCGCTTCACCGAGCCGGGCCGCGTCAAACCCCAATCCCTCCGCAAAAGCCGTCGTCAGTTCCAGCATCGTTCCCAGCGACTGAGCCGTGTCACGCAACAGAGGCTTGATGCACTGCAGATCACGGTTGTAGCCGCTCGGCAGGCCCTTCATGAGCAATAATGCCTGACCGTGCGCCGCCGCGATTCTGCAACATTCGCCGCGCAACAGTTCCATTGCATCCGGATTGGACTTGTTCGGCATCATCGACGAGCCCGTTGCGAAGGCCTTCGGGTAAATCGTCCAGGCCAGCGGCGTCTGCGCGAATGAGATCACATCCGCCGCGAAGCTTTGCAAATGCAGCGACACCTGTGCGGCGACCGCCAGGTATTCCAATACCTCGTCGCGGCACGATGTCGAAGCAAGCGCATTCTTCGACGGGCCGTCAAAGCCTAATTCCCGCGCCTGTATCCGCCGGTCGATGGGAATCGACGAACCGGCGACCGCCCCGCTGCCGAGCGGGCACGATTCGCGCCAATGTCCGCCAAGCCATTTCACGTGCCGGCGGATTCGATCCAACGCAGCGGCATACCGTAACGCCCAAAATCCTACCGTCCCCGGCGCAGCGAACTGTGTATGAGTTAGCAACGGGAACGCCAACTCGCTCCAGTCTTTGGCCCGGCGGCAGAGCAACTCCACCAGCCGACTCAACGCCTGTCCCATGCCGCGACCGGTCTCGATGACAAACATCACGAGCAGCGTCGCGACCTGGTCATTACGAGAGCGGGCCGTATGGATCTTCCGCCCCGCCTCGCCCGCCAGTTCCGTCAGCGCTTCCTCCAGCCAGGTATGGATGTCCTCGGCCTGCGAGACGGGCACGAGTCCCCCGCCGTGGTTCCGCTCGATCGTGTCGAGGGCCCGATTCAGCGCGGCATGCTCATCGGCACTCAGGATGCCCGCCGCTGTCAGCGCGGAGGCGTGGGCCCGCTGGAGGCGCAACTCAAACGGAAGCAGGAACCAGTCGTCGGCCAGACACCGGTTCATCGCGTCGAACGTCGGATGCAGCGTCGTCTCCTGCTTCCACAGCGTTGCCATTCTCTTGCTCCACGAAAGTCCGCCCGACATTGCCCAGCCAACTGAGGCGGATGAACCCGGCTGCGTCCTGATGCGAAAAGTCGCTCTTCTCGAAGGTCGAAAGGTCTTTTCGGAAGATCGGCGCATCGGCGCGGACCTGTGCGACGTACGGCACCGGCGCGAGTTGCACGGTCACCTCGCCGTTCAGGTGCGCCATCGCGGCGGAGGCGGCGGCGTCGAGCAGCACGCGTTGATCCGAGAAATACTCGCCGCGATAGATCATGGTCCCGTATTGCCGGCCGAGATCGCAATATTGCTCATAGACCGGCTTATTCATCGTGCAGCGGGCCAGGCCATCGGCGGCCAGGTGCAGCAACTTTGCCGCGGGGTTGATGTACACGCCTCGCGACTTCACGCCGGTGAAGCGGTTCTCGATAACCAAATCCCACGCCCAAGGGGCCGCACGGTATTGGCTATTCAGCGTCGCCAGGAGGTCTTGTAGCGCCATCTCCCTGCCGCCCAATGCGACAGGGATGCCATTTACAAACCGCACGCGAACGCTCGCCGGTCCGGCGGGCTGCTGCAAGCCTCCTGCGAAGCGATCGGCCACCGCTGCCAGCACTTCGTCGATATCCAGAGACGCCGTGGGGTCCTCCAGATCGCTGCCCTCGACGCTCAGGTGCCAGAGGTTCTCGTCCATGCTGTAGTCCTTCGTCACGGCGAAGTCGTCATAGACGCCGGCCTTCTGGAGAAAGTCGATCATGTCCCGGCGGCCGCGGAGGTCCCAGACCTTCCACGGGGCCAGCACCGGACACTCCGGCGCGAGTGAGCGATAGGCGAACTCGAAGCGAATCTGGTCATTCCCCTTGCCAGTCGCGCCGTGAACGAGCGTCGCCCCGCCCAGTTTCTTGGCCAAGCAAACCTGTTCGGCGGCGATGAATGGGCGCGCCAAAGCCGTACCGAGGCGGTAATTGCCCTCGTAAGTCGCCGCCAGGCCGATCGCCTTGGGGATGACCGTGTCGAGCATGGCCGGCTGCGCGTCGCAGATGACCGCGGACTTTGCACCGAGCCGCAGGGCCTTCTCCACGTGGCCGGTCAGGTCCTCCTGCTGGCCGACATCGACCAGGACGGCGTGGACCTCATAGCCTCGTTGTTTGAGCCAGACGACGATCGTCGTGGTGTCCAGCCCGCCGGAAAAGGCGAGCACGCAGCGCTTGTTATCTTTCATGCTTGTCTCCGAACCACTGTTCCAACCGCCGCAGGGCTACGACCTGCGTGCGGCGGCTTTTGGTCAATACGAGGACCGTGTCGTCGCCGGCCAACGTGGCGGCGATCGCCGGCTCCTCTTTCTCATCGATCGCGACGGCGACCGGCTGGGCCTGCCCCGTCGTGGTCCGCACGATGATCTGGTGCGGACCGCACGTCGTGAAACTCTCGACGACGGCGGAGTAATCAATCTCTCCCTCGTCCGCCGGTTTGGCCTGCTCGATCACGTAACGACCGGCGGATTTACGAATACCCAATTCGATCAGGTCGCGGCTGAGCGTCGATTGATCGACGGCCAGTCCCTCGCGGCGGAGGACCCGGCGGATGTCGTCCTGCGTGCCGACCTCGCCCTGCCGGACGAGTCGGCGGATGAGTTCCCATCTCTCGGCCTTGGCGACCATGTATTCATTATTGCATAGTATGCACAGTTATGCAACATAATTCTGGGGGAAATTTATAGCCGGGTGGCGCGGTCTGACCGCGAAGCGGGCAGGCCGTGTTGAACATAGGCGCCCACGGCCTCGCTGCTGCGAGACCGTGCCACACGGACCATTGATGTGACTAGGGAGCCGACGGACCGAGGCGGCCGGGGCCCCGCTGGTCGTTCATAGCCTCGAGGACCTTGATGAGGGCGTGGGTGCCGTTGCGGCCGCCGCCCATCTCCGCCAGTTTCGTGTAAAGCTCGCGGGCCAGCGACAGGCCGGGTAGCTGGAGCTTCATCCGGTCCGCTTCCTCTAGGGCAATCTTCATGTCCTTCAGGAAGTGTTCCACATAAAAGCCGGGCGCCAGATCGCCTTTCAGCATCCGCGGGACGTAATTTGTCAGGCTCCACGAACCCGCCGCCCCTCCGCTGACACTCTCCAAGACCCGTTGCGGATCGAGTCCGGCAGCACGGGCATAGACCAACCCCTCGCAGATACCCACCATCCCGGCGGCGATCAGGATTTGGTTGACCATTTTCGTGTGCTGGCCGGTTCCGGGGCCGCCCTGGAGCACGATGGTCTTCCCCATCTTCTCGAAAAGGGGCTTGCCGCGCTCAAAGGCCTGAGGACTCCCTCCGACCATGAAAGACAACGTGGCATTCCGTGCCCCGATATCGCCCCCGCTGACCGGCGCATCAAGACTTTCGATGCCCCTGGCACTGGCCGCCGCGGAGATATCGACGGCCAGGGATGGACTGCTCGTGGTGCAATCGACAAGCCATCCGCCCTCTCCCATCCCGCTGAGTGCCCCATCCGCACCCAGGACCACGTCGCGAACATCTTTCGGATAACCCAACATGGTGAAGACGCATTCGCACTGGCGGGCTACCTCGCCCGGTGATCCTGCCCAATGGGCGCCGCGCTCCAGGAGCGACTCGGCCTTCGACCGGCTGCGATTGAACACGACCAGCTCATGACCCGCCGAAAGAAGATGTCCGGCCATCGACCGGCCCATGACTCCTGTACCAATCCATCCGATCTTCATTCCTCATCCCTTTCCGATCGCGAAAACCCGCGGATGGCATGATAGAATAGGACGTTCGGCCGGCAAAACTACATACTTCCTCTTTGGGAAAGGTCTCCGCAATGGATGCCGCACATGCCTATGGCCTGAGAATGCCCGTGGTTGAGATCGGCTACGCACCCTTGCCCGTCGTGCGCCAAGCACTTCCATGGCGGGACGCCTCCGTTGTCGCTGGAATCAAATCGATCGTTGTCGGCGCTACATTGCTTCCGCCCACCTTTGGGGCCATTGTGGTGGCCGTCCTGCTCTTTGCCGCCCATTAGCCCGTCCTTGCAGCCCGGGTAACCTCCTCGAAAACGTCCGCCAACTCACGGGCAATGGCCTCGCGATCGTACTTCTGCCGGGCGATTTCCCTCGCGCGCCGGCCAACGGCCGCGCGCACCTCGGGATGGTCCGCGTAATATCGAATCTTCGCGGCGAGATCGTCCGCCGAACCGGGCGTACTCACCACTCCGCTGCCGTCCGCCACCACCATCTCCGCCGTCGTCCCGGCGAAATTCACGATCGTCGGCAGACCGGCAAACATGTAGTCGAAGATCTTGTTGGGCGTCACCCAGCGTGGTCGGGAGATCTGCTTGAGGATCATCAGGCCGATGTGACAACCGGTGAGGATCGCGGGAAGCCGCAGCTTGGGCACCGGCGGAAGGAATCGGACGTTGGTCAGGTTGCGTTGGGCCGCCGAGGCCATAAGCCCATCGCGCATCATGCCCGTGCCGATCATGACAAGGACAATATCCGTCCGATCGCGAAGCCGGTCTGCAGCGTCAAGGATTTGGTCGAGGCCGTTGGCATCGCCGTGAGCCCCGGTGTAGACGGCGACAATCTTTCCATCCAGGCCGTTCTCGCGGAGGTAGGTCGAATCCGGCGCGACGTCCCTGAAGAGAGACCCATCGGCCCCCAGAACAATCGTTTTCAATCGGGAGGGATCGAAGCCCCGCTCCAAGAGACGATCGTGAAAACCCTTGGAGACTAGGAGGATCTTTCGGGCCCTTGCGTAACAAAACGTTTCGAGGCATTCCCAGAATCGATAGGCGAGACCTTTTTTCATCCGCCCCGCCGCGAGGAGGTCCTCCGGCCAAAGATCGCGCACCTCAAACACGTACGGAATCCCTTTCATCGCTGAGCCGATTCGTGCGGGGATGCCCACGGTCGGCGGGGTGCTCGTCGCAAAGATCAGATCGGCGTTCTTCGTGCGCAGGCAGACCCATGTGGCCAGGATGGCAAATTTCGCCCAGGCCCACATCCGCCAGTGCACCCGCAGCTTGTTGCTGTAGTACGAATTGCATGTCACCACGCGGATGCCGTCGATGTCGTGCTCGGCAAAAAGCCGCCACCAGGGGAGCCTTGCTAACCCCGATTGCTCGTGCAGACCGGTGATCATCGTCACTCTATGGCCCCACTGCGCGAGGTACCTGCTCACGTCGTAGCTGCGCGTCGCGCTGGTGCCCTCATTGGTGACGAAGTACTCGTGGATA
Encoded proteins:
- the proB gene encoding glutamate 5-kinase, whose product is MIEAVANGNGKRKLGRIKRVVVKVGSAVIAGKGKPRPKVIENLAYDVTVLRHQGYEVVMVASGAVAAGFALMGLEAPPTTVVERQAAASVGQHRLMGLFAKAFERHRLHVAQLLMTADDIENRRRFLSARHTLQTLLSRGIVPIINENDALSDDESKVGDNDHLAALVTNVVSAQLLIMLSRAKGVYANGDGSVISQVEVGSSVEEHITTALSESGVGGMIAKVSAARLAGQGGVPTIIADGLEAGLLPRIVKGEDIGTLFLPRESKLTSRKRWIALRNRSHGVLRVDAGARRAILQKGASLLPTGIRTVQGQFPMGARVELQDESGRAFAVGLASYSATEIRRLQGRKRSEFKEILGYEYTKEIINRDDMVVME
- a CDS encoding argininosuccinate synthase; the protein is MKDNKRCVLAFSGGLDTTTIVVWLKQRGYEVHAVLVDVGQQEDLTGHVEKALRLGAKSAVICDAQPAMLDTVIPKAIGLAATYEGNYRLGTALARPFIAAEQVCLAKKLGGATLVHGATGKGNDQIRFEFAYRSLAPECPVLAPWKVWDLRGRRDMIDFLQKAGVYDDFAVTKDYSMDENLWHLSVEGSDLEDPTASLDIDEVLAAVADRFAGGLQQPAGPASVRVRFVNGIPVALGGREMALQDLLATLNSQYRAAPWAWDLVIENRFTGVKSRGVYINPAAKLLHLAADGLARCTMNKPVYEQYCDLGRQYGTMIYRGEYFSDQRVLLDAAASAAMAHLNGEVTVQLAPVPYVAQVRADAPIFRKDLSTFEKSDFSHQDAAGFIRLSWLGNVGRTFVEQENGNAVEAGDDAASDVRRDEPVSGRRLVPASV
- a CDS encoding glycosyltransferase family 4 protein — protein: MNLIYIHEYFVTNEGTSATRSYDVSRYLAQWGHRVTMITGLHEQSGLARLPWWRLFAEHDIDGIRVVTCNSYYSNKLRVHWRMWAWAKFAILATWVCLRTKNADLIFATSTPPTVGIPARIGSAMKGIPYVFEVRDLWPEDLLAAGRMKKGLAYRFWECLETFCYARARKILLVSKGFHDRLLERGFDPSRLKTIVLGADGSLFRDVAPDSTYLRENGLDGKIVAVYTGAHGDANGLDQILDAADRLRDRTDIVLVMIGTGMMRDGLMASAAQRNLTNVRFLPPVPKLRLPAILTGCHIGLMILKQISRPRWVTPNKIFDYMFAGLPTIVNFAGTTAEMVVADGSGVVSTPGSADDLAAKIRYYADHPEVRAAVGRRAREIARQKYDREAIARELADVFEEVTRAARTG
- a CDS encoding NAD(P)-dependent oxidoreductase — translated: MKIGWIGTGVMGRSMAGHLLSAGHELVVFNRSRSKAESLLERGAHWAGSPGEVARQCECVFTMLGYPKDVRDVVLGADGALSGMGEGGWLVDCTTSSPSLAVDISAAASARGIESLDAPVSGGDIGARNATLSFMVGGSPQAFERGKPLFEKMGKTIVLQGGPGTGQHTKMVNQILIAAGMVGICEGLVYARAAGLDPQRVLESVSGGAAGSWSLTNYVPRMLKGDLAPGFYVEHFLKDMKIALEEADRMKLQLPGLSLARELYTKLAEMGGGRNGTHALIKVLEAMNDQRGPGRLGPSAP
- the argH gene encoding argininosuccinate lyase, whose amino-acid sequence is MATLWKQETTLHPTFDAMNRCLADDWFLLPFELRLQRAHASALTAAGILSADEHAALNRALDTIERNHGGGLVPVSQAEDIHTWLEEALTELAGEAGRKIHTARSRNDQVATLLVMFVIETGRGMGQALSRLVELLCRRAKDWSELAFPLLTHTQFAAPGTVGFWALRYAAALDRIRRHVKWLGGHWRESCPLGSGAVAGSSIPIDRRIQARELGFDGPSKNALASTSCRDEVLEYLAVAAQVSLHLQSFAADVISFAQTPLAWTIYPKAFATGSSMMPNKSNPDAMELLRGECCRIAAAHGQALLLMKGLPSGYNRDLQCIKPLLRDTAQSLGTMLELTTAFAEGLGFDAARLGEALKVGHVGATLQMEQKVKNGLPLREAHHAVANELAENPATVDVNGPRLVNQYQTIGSAAPAETRRVADELLAAIHKEK
- a CDS encoding ArgR family transcriptional regulator encodes the protein MVAKAERWELIRRLVRQGEVGTQDDIRRVLRREGLAVDQSTLSRDLIELGIRKSAGRYVIEQAKPADEGEIDYSAVVESFTTCGPHQIIVRTTTGQAQPVAVAIDEKEEPAIAATLAGDDTVLVLTKSRRTQVVALRRLEQWFGDKHER
- a CDS encoding glutamate-5-semialdehyde dehydrogenase encodes the protein MIKVESIESLAQRARRAAADLAHLNTAVKNDVLLDLAGRIESDAFRIRQANEQDLAASKAADLGNAKLQRLELTDAGIRQMAAGLRQVAALDDPVGKITREYTAPSGILVRKVRCPIGVILMIYEARPNVTIDAFALCFKSGNACILKGGREALHSNLALMELVRQSLDAKGVTPDAAALLTTSDREELKALLKLDHYIDLVIPRGGTELIRFVHEQSRIPMVQHFHGVCHIFVDASADVDRAVDICATAKTSGPATCNAVECCLVHEKIAPAFVPKLAARLAKDGVELRGDETVCRLALTAIPATNDDWGREFLDLIVACKIVPDLDAAVEHIHHYGSNHTDAILSSDESNQRTFVERVQSSCTLVNTSTRFNDGFSLGLGAEIGISTSKVHAYGPMGLEELTTQRYVVHGQWHLR